The Coregonus clupeaformis isolate EN_2021a chromosome 3, ASM2061545v1, whole genome shotgun sequence genome includes a region encoding these proteins:
- the LOC121539012 gene encoding cyclin-G1 isoform X1, producing MLPTVTGPGALPFAVQLKALTDQEFRYQPKLSGLRIIETAHDNGLRMTARLREYEVKDLLSLTRFFGFSAETFSLAVNLLDRFLAVMKIQPKHLSCVGLSCFYIAVKTSEEEKNIPVANELIRISQNRFTVSDMMRMEKIILEKLYWKVKAPTALHFLRLFYSHIQDTLEDDCKDILNIERLEAQLKACHCSFTFSKVKPSLLALSLLTLELQEQHDHEHIDKLLNAFQSLKQQLTIREGDLVTVTELVMKCLIEYSTTRVSKPNSQRLRWILSGRTQRTLKHSYYKIAHMPTIPESAY from the exons aTGCTTCCCACAGTGACTGGACCAGGGGCTCTGCCCTTCGCCGTGCAGTTGAAGGCTCTGACTGACCAGGAGTTCAGGTACCAACCCAAGCTGAGCGGTCTGAGGATCATTGAGACGGCCCATGACAACGGCCTGAGGATGACCGCCCGGCTCAGGGAGTACGAGGTGAAGGACCTCCTGTCTCTGACCAGGTTCTTTGGCTTCAGCGCCGAGACCTTCTCCCTGGCCGTCAACCTGCTGGACCGCTTCCTCGCCGTCATGAAG ATCCAGCCAAAGCATCTGTCATGTGTGGGCCTGTCCTGTTTCTACATCGCAGTGAAGACCTCCGAGGAGGAAAAGAACATCCCCGTGGCCAACGAGTTGATCCGGATCAGCCAGAACCGCTTCACCGTGTCCGACATGATGAGGATGGAGAAGATCATTCTGGAGAAGCTCTACTGGAAGGTCAAAGCCCCGACAGCCCTCCACTTCCTCAGACTGTTCTACAGCCACATACAGGACACGCTTGAAGATGACTG CAAGGACATCCTGAACATTGAGAGACTAGAAGCCCAGCTGAAAGCCTGCCATTGCTCTTTTACCTTCTCCAAAGTCAAG CCCTCTCTGCTTGCCCTGTCCTTGTTGACCCTGGAGCTTCAGGAGCAACATGACCACGAGCACATAGACAAGCTGCTCAATGCCTTCCAGTCTCTAAAGCAGCAACTCACT ATCCGAGAAGGGGACCTGGTTACGGTGACAGAGTTGGTTATGAAGTGTCTGATTGAGTATTCAACCACCAGGGTCTCCAAGCCCAACAGCCAGAGGCTTCGTTGGATCCTCTCTGGCAGGACGCAACGCACGTTGAAACACAGCTATTACAAGATCGCCCATATGCCCACAATACCGGAGTCCGCCTACTGA
- the LOC121539012 gene encoding cyclin-G1 isoform X2, with protein sequence MLPTVTGPGALPFAVQLKALTDQEFRYQPKLSGLRIIETAHDNGLRMTARLREYEVKDLLSLTRFFGFSAETFSLAVNLLDRFLAVMKIQPKHLSCVGLSCFYIAVKTSEEEKNIPVANELIRISQNRFTVSDMMRMEKIILEKLYWKVKAPTALHFLRLFYSHIQDTLEDDCKDILNIERLEAQLKACHCSFTFSKVKPSLLALSLLTLELQEQHDHEHIDKLLNAFQSLKQQLTGIQRKTFEMFCNGKREKRRAQRK encoded by the exons aTGCTTCCCACAGTGACTGGACCAGGGGCTCTGCCCTTCGCCGTGCAGTTGAAGGCTCTGACTGACCAGGAGTTCAGGTACCAACCCAAGCTGAGCGGTCTGAGGATCATTGAGACGGCCCATGACAACGGCCTGAGGATGACCGCCCGGCTCAGGGAGTACGAGGTGAAGGACCTCCTGTCTCTGACCAGGTTCTTTGGCTTCAGCGCCGAGACCTTCTCCCTGGCCGTCAACCTGCTGGACCGCTTCCTCGCCGTCATGAAG ATCCAGCCAAAGCATCTGTCATGTGTGGGCCTGTCCTGTTTCTACATCGCAGTGAAGACCTCCGAGGAGGAAAAGAACATCCCCGTGGCCAACGAGTTGATCCGGATCAGCCAGAACCGCTTCACCGTGTCCGACATGATGAGGATGGAGAAGATCATTCTGGAGAAGCTCTACTGGAAGGTCAAAGCCCCGACAGCCCTCCACTTCCTCAGACTGTTCTACAGCCACATACAGGACACGCTTGAAGATGACTG CAAGGACATCCTGAACATTGAGAGACTAGAAGCCCAGCTGAAAGCCTGCCATTGCTCTTTTACCTTCTCCAAAGTCAAG CCCTCTCTGCTTGCCCTGTCCTTGTTGACCCTGGAGCTTCAGGAGCAACATGACCACGAGCACATAGACAAGCTGCTCAATGCCTTCCAGTCTCTAAAGCAGCAACTCACT GGCATACAACGGAAAACGTttgaaatgttttgcaacggaaaacgagAGAAAAGACGCGCTCAAAGAAAatga